A window of Variovorax sp. HW608 genomic DNA:
CTTCAGCATGGCACCCCCTGTCGGGCCAGCACCCAGGCGGGCGCATCCTGCAAGGCCACGGGCCGCAGGAAGCGGTCCATCGCGGCATAGCCCACCGAGGTGCTCCAGGGTTGCGTGGAAGCGGGAAAGGGGCCGCCGTGCTGCTGCGCGCCGGTGACGGCCACGCCGGTGGGAACGCCTGCAAAGAGGACGCGGCCCGCGATCCGCGAGGCGGCGCGCACCAGCGCCCTCGCCGCTTCGCCCTCGACTTCCACGCCCCACAAGGTCACGGTCAGCGAGCCGCCGATGGCTTGCAGCACCTCGATGGCCTGGTTGTGCGACCCGACGCGAACGACCAGAGCGCCGGGACCGAAGACTTCCTCGTGCAGCGAGCCATCGGCGACGAAGTCGTTCGCCGCGACCTCGCCGAGGAACGGACCGGGTACGGCCGCATCGCGGTGCGGCGGCGCGAGCAGCGCATGGACCGAGGGCGATTCCGCCCATGCCGACACGCCGCGATCGAAGGCGCCGCGAATGCCTTCCGTCAGCATCCGATGCGGCGACTGCGCGCAGAGCGCCTTCGCCAGCGCACTCACGAAGACATCACCTTCGCTGCCCACCGGCACCACGATGACACCCGGGCTGGTGCAGAACTGCCCGCTGCCCTGGCAGATGGATTGCGCGAGCGTCGCGGCGGGTCCCTCCGCATCGCGCGCCAGCAGGGCCGGCAGCACGATCAGCGGATTGGTCGACCCGAGCTCGCCGAAGAACGGGATCGGTCGGGGGCGCCGCGCCGCGACATCGGCGAGCGCCATGCCGCCGCGAAACGATCCAGTGAAAGCCACTGCGGCGATCCCGGGTGCCTGCACCAGCCGCACGCCGGTCTCGATCGACGCGCCTTCGACGAACTGGAACACGCCCTCGGGCCAAGCTTGCTGCAGGGCGACGCGCTGCGCCAACTCCGCCGTCCTGCGGGACAGCATCGGATGCGCCGGATGCGCCTTGACCACGACCGGGCAGCCGGCTGCGAGCGCCGATGCGGTGTCGCCGCCCAGCACGGAGAAGGCGAACGGGAAGTTGCTCGCCGCGAACATCGCGACCGGACCGAGCGGCACGCGCACCCGCGTCAGCCGGGGCCGGCCCGCGGGCGGTGCACCGGCCACCGCGGGATCGTCTTCCACGCGATGTGCCGCGCCACGCTCCAGTTGGGCGGCGAAGCCGCGCAACTGGAAGGCCGTGCGATCCAGTTCGCCGCCCAGGCGCGGCAAGCCGAGCCCGGTCTCTCGATCGGCCAGCGGCACCAGCGATTCGCGCCCGGCTTCGAGTGCATCCGCCAGCGCACGCAGCAGGCGGGCACGCGCCGCGGCGGAACTCGCTGCGAAATCACCCGCTGCGGCCCCTGCTGCAAGGGCTGCAGCCTCGATGGATTCAAGGTGCGACATCGCTCAGGCGCTCTTCAGGTGGTAGCCGCGCAGGGCGTAGTCGAAGCCCACGAGCTCGTTGATGCGCACTTCCCTGTCCGCGGGCGATGCGTAGTAGGCGCGGATCTCCTTGATGCGGTCGCCTTCGAAGAGGTACCACTCCGAGCCACGCAGTGCGGTGCCGCTCTTGTTCTTCCAGTGCGTCCACTCGATCATGGCCTCGGGCTTGTCGTGGCTGATCAGGATGCGTTCGATGGTCCACTGCGAGCCCAGCGTCTCGACGCACCAGATCCACTTGCGGCTGATGGTGTCGGCGCTGCGCCAGGGCACTTCCGGCAGGCCCGAGGGAAAGTAGTGGACGGCGTCGGGCGTGAAGCACGACATCAGCGCGTCGTAGTCCGCGGCGTTGCACGCATCGAAGTAGCGGCGGATCAGCGCGTCGTAGAACGCGGGGGCGTGAATCGGCTGGCTCATTGCGTAACCTCCGCGCAGCAGCGCTGCGGTATTCGCCTTGCGGCGGCCCGGCGGCTCATCGTCTGCTCCTGCATCAGCGCGCGGGCGCGACGGGGTGGATCGGCGGACGGCCATCGGCCACCCATTGCCTGTGCGCGGCGCGCGTCTCTTCGCTCGGCGGATAGAGGCCCCACAGCGGCTCGCCGGCCCTGACCCGCATCGCGAGATAGGCCTCGATGTCGTCGCGGCGCTCGCAGAGGTCGGCCATCTCCTCGGCGAGGTGCGCCGGCACCACCGTGATGTTGTCGCCGTCGCCGTGGATCACGTCGCCGGGATAGATCGCGACGCCCGCGCAGCCGATCGGCACCTGCAGGTCCGCCACGTGGTGATACGACAGGCGCGTGGTCGCGGTGACGCCGGTGGACCACACGGGGAAGTCCATCTCCGCGAGCTCGGTGCCGTCGCGGAAGCTGCCGTCGGTGATGACCGCGCGGGCGCCGCGCATCATCATCCGGGTGATGAGCATGTTGCCCATCGAGGCAGCGCGGCCGTCGCGGTTGCTGTCGATCACCAGCACATGGCCGGGCTCGATCTGCTCGACGCCGACCCATTGCAGGTTGTCCGCGTTCGGGGTGGTCGTGAGGTTCTCGTAGAGGTCCACATCTTCCCGGGCCGGGATGAATCGCATCGTGTAGGCGCGGCCCGCGAAGGGCTTCACCTTGCGATTGAGCGGCGTGAGGCCATGCAGCACCGGCTGGCGGAAGCCCTTGATGTAGAGCTGTGTGGTGAGCGATCCGCTGGTGGCTTTGGCGAGCCTGTCGAGCACGCTGTCGGACACCTGCGGCAC
This region includes:
- a CDS encoding aldehyde dehydrogenase (NADP(+)), giving the protein MSHLESIEAAALAAGAAAGDFAASSAAARARLLRALADALEAGRESLVPLADRETGLGLPRLGGELDRTAFQLRGFAAQLERGAAHRVEDDPAVAGAPPAGRPRLTRVRVPLGPVAMFAASNFPFAFSVLGGDTASALAAGCPVVVKAHPAHPMLSRRTAELAQRVALQQAWPEGVFQFVEGASIETGVRLVQAPGIAAVAFTGSFRGGMALADVAARRPRPIPFFGELGSTNPLIVLPALLARDAEGPAATLAQSICQGSGQFCTSPGVIVVPVGSEGDVFVSALAKALCAQSPHRMLTEGIRGAFDRGVSAWAESPSVHALLAPPHRDAAVPGPFLGEVAANDFVADGSLHEEVFGPGALVVRVGSHNQAIEVLQAIGGSLTVTLWGVEVEGEAARALVRAASRIAGRVLFAGVPTGVAVTGAQQHGGPFPASTQPWSTSVGYAAMDRFLRPVALQDAPAWVLARQGVPC
- a CDS encoding nuclear transport factor 2 family protein; protein product: MSQPIHAPAFYDALIRRYFDACNAADYDALMSCFTPDAVHYFPSGLPEVPWRSADTISRKWIWCVETLGSQWTIERILISHDKPEAMIEWTHWKNKSGTALRGSEWYLFEGDRIKEIRAYYASPADREVRINELVGFDYALRGYHLKSA
- a CDS encoding ribonuclease activity regulator RraA, whose translation is MSLKPPPPLTAIPQRPPVPQVSDSVLDRLAKATSGSLTTQLYIKGFRQPVLHGLTPLNRKVKPFAGRAYTMRFIPAREDVDLYENLTTTPNADNLQWVGVEQIEPGHVLVIDSNRDGRAASMGNMLITRMMMRGARAVITDGSFRDGTELAEMDFPVWSTGVTATTRLSYHHVADLQVPIGCAGVAIYPGDVIHGDGDNITVVPAHLAEEMADLCERRDDIEAYLAMRVRAGEPLWGLYPPSEETRAAHRQWVADGRPPIHPVAPAR